The following coding sequences lie in one Paracidovorax avenae genomic window:
- a CDS encoding FAD-linked oxidase C-terminal domain-containing protein, whose translation MSAVAPLPAASPGPTTASPPPGATERAARQAEVVQALSAHLPAHMLLWHAEDTTPYECDGLTAYRQRPLVVCLPETELQVQAVLRTCHALGVPVVARGAGTGLSGGAMPHALGVTLSLARFNRILGIDPVSRTARVQCGVRNLAISEAAAPWQLYYAPDPSSQIACTIGGNIAENSGGVHCLKYGLTVHNVLRVRGFTVEGEPVEFGSEALDTPGYDLLAAVIGSEGMLAVTTEATVRLIPRPQLARCIMASFDDVRKAGDAVAAVIAAGIIPAGLEMMDKPMTAAVEDFVQAGYDLTAEAILLCESDGTPEEVEEEIGRMSEVLRAAGATAITMSENEAERLRFWSGRKNAFPASGRISPDYMCLDSTIPRKRLADILLAIQEMEKKYGLRCCNVFHAGDGNLHPLVLFDANDADELHRCELFGADILETSVAMGGTVSGEHGVGVEKLNSMCTQFTTEENAQMFALKAAFDPAGLLNPGKVIPTLSRCAEYGKMLVRGGQIAHPDLPRF comes from the coding sequence ATGAGCGCCGTCGCCCCCCTCCCCGCTGCATCCCCCGGCCCCACGACCGCCAGCCCGCCCCCCGGCGCCACCGAGCGCGCCGCCCGGCAGGCAGAGGTCGTGCAGGCCCTGTCCGCGCACCTGCCCGCGCACATGCTGCTCTGGCACGCGGAAGACACCACGCCCTACGAATGCGACGGCCTCACCGCCTACCGCCAGCGCCCGCTGGTGGTGTGCCTGCCCGAGACCGAGCTCCAGGTGCAGGCCGTGCTGCGCACCTGCCACGCGCTGGGCGTGCCCGTGGTGGCGCGCGGCGCGGGCACGGGCCTGTCGGGCGGCGCCATGCCGCACGCCCTGGGCGTCACGCTGTCGCTGGCGCGCTTCAACCGCATCCTGGGCATCGACCCGGTCAGCCGCACCGCCCGCGTGCAGTGCGGCGTGCGCAACCTGGCCATCAGCGAGGCCGCCGCGCCCTGGCAGCTCTATTACGCGCCCGACCCGTCCAGCCAGATCGCCTGCACCATCGGCGGCAACATCGCCGAGAACTCGGGCGGCGTGCACTGCCTGAAATACGGCCTCACCGTGCACAACGTGCTGCGCGTGCGCGGCTTCACCGTCGAAGGCGAGCCGGTCGAATTCGGCAGCGAGGCGCTCGATACGCCCGGCTACGACCTGCTGGCCGCCGTGATCGGCAGCGAAGGCATGCTGGCCGTGACCACCGAGGCCACGGTGCGCCTCATCCCCAGGCCCCAGCTGGCGCGCTGCATCATGGCCAGCTTCGACGATGTGCGCAAAGCCGGCGACGCGGTGGCCGCCGTCATCGCGGCCGGCATCATCCCGGCCGGGCTGGAGATGATGGACAAGCCCATGACGGCCGCCGTGGAAGACTTCGTCCAGGCCGGCTACGACCTGACGGCCGAAGCCATCCTGCTGTGCGAGAGCGACGGCACGCCCGAAGAGGTCGAGGAAGAGATCGGCCGCATGAGCGAGGTGCTGCGCGCGGCCGGCGCCACCGCCATCACCATGAGCGAGAACGAGGCCGAGCGCCTGCGCTTCTGGAGCGGCCGCAAGAACGCCTTCCCCGCCAGCGGCCGCATCAGCCCCGACTACATGTGCCTCGACTCGACCATCCCCCGCAAGCGCCTGGCCGACATCCTTCTGGCCATCCAGGAGATGGAGAAAAAGTACGGCCTGCGCTGCTGCAACGTCTTCCATGCCGGTGACGGCAACCTGCACCCGCTGGTGCTGTTCGATGCCAACGACGCCGACGAGCTGCACCGCTGCGAGCTTTTCGGCGCCGACATCCTGGAAACCAGCGTGGCCATGGGCGGCACCGTCTCGGGCGAGCATGGCGTGGGCGTGGAGAAGTTGAACAGCATGTGCACCCAGTTCACCACCGAGGAAAACGCACAGATGTTCGCCCTCAAGGCCGCGTTCGACCCGGCCGGCCTGCTCAATCCGGGCAAGGTCATCCCCACGCTGAGCCGCTGCGCGGAGTACGGCAAGATGCTGGTGCGCGGCGGCCAGATCGCGCACCCGGATCTGCCCCGGTTCTAG
- a CDS encoding UvrD-helicase domain-containing protein produces MAQHPSPAAPFIQRRPNDEQKAVLNTTAKTVLINALAGTGKTTTLATKAADLVQMHGARRVLMLAYSDAGLAALRDRLGRYMPADAREVRIMTVEQLCAGLLKAQGLPVNALTEPLERQLLIRQAHAALLQELRHEAPPEAVDFLARELDVQAFTDFEALAKQRLLHRDIDREGMHAAAYCRDNALDYGLYLLLGRYERLRRGPDDEPQFYAPGDCTYEIARQLCALDFGDPYPWLEGRHDAVLFDELQDLDEAAMLVLRHLVAGGNGVFVGAGDFNQHILPGAFSVFGNGLQRIRQELPEPPEVLTLNTTYRFGKAICEGLNPLFGVEFETHYPAKAARFERLTYDSDEDCARQLLAVHQRVQDAPPPATGTAPCLTVVLRSPEDSVLLEWRFAHEGIHYACKGLKRFYQRPAIALVLALLRALPGCGGHVRLTQGILSSALDGLMRYVRRGSRPDADVLANGQFDLQALAQYSTAEVDTRAVAAELVHQPDRMRDFLLRASFDPNASVASAACEAWLDLPPEVCADAGRLCSHPLLHRFFAEAPISPHEHRQCLDSLQALSRICAGLSVDEFLGQLALMVESGIRQHRHNEAPSLQLLTVERCKGHEYEYVAVPLVERGRFPRAAARHEAYRERNMLYVALTRASRHLWLLEGSRRPVSPGPV; encoded by the coding sequence ATGGCCCAGCATCCCTCCCCCGCCGCCCCCTTCATCCAGCGCCGCCCGAACGACGAGCAGAAGGCCGTCCTCAACACCACGGCGAAGACGGTGCTCATCAACGCGCTGGCAGGCACGGGCAAGACCACCACCCTGGCGACCAAGGCGGCGGACCTGGTCCAGATGCACGGTGCGCGCCGGGTGCTCATGCTGGCCTACTCCGACGCGGGCCTCGCCGCCCTCCGCGACCGGCTGGGCCGCTACATGCCGGCCGACGCGCGCGAGGTGCGGATCATGACGGTGGAGCAGCTCTGCGCCGGCCTGCTGAAAGCGCAGGGCCTGCCCGTGAACGCACTCACCGAGCCGCTGGAGCGCCAGTTGCTGATCCGCCAGGCCCACGCCGCGCTGCTGCAGGAACTGCGGCACGAGGCACCGCCCGAGGCCGTCGACTTCCTGGCCCGCGAACTCGACGTGCAGGCCTTCACCGACTTCGAGGCCCTGGCCAAGCAGCGCCTCCTGCACCGCGACATCGACCGGGAAGGCATGCACGCGGCCGCCTACTGCCGGGACAACGCGCTGGACTACGGACTCTACCTGCTGCTGGGCCGGTACGAGCGCCTGCGCCGGGGACCGGACGACGAACCACAGTTCTATGCTCCGGGCGACTGCACCTACGAAATCGCCCGGCAGCTCTGCGCGCTGGACTTCGGCGATCCATACCCCTGGCTGGAGGGCCGCCACGACGCGGTGCTGTTCGACGAACTGCAGGACCTGGACGAGGCCGCCATGCTGGTGCTGCGCCACCTCGTGGCAGGCGGCAACGGCGTGTTCGTGGGCGCGGGCGACTTCAACCAGCACATCCTGCCCGGCGCGTTCTCCGTCTTCGGCAACGGGCTGCAACGCATCCGGCAGGAACTGCCCGAGCCGCCCGAAGTGCTTACGCTCAACACCACCTACCGCTTCGGCAAGGCCATCTGCGAAGGCCTGAACCCGCTCTTCGGCGTGGAATTCGAGACGCACTACCCCGCCAAGGCCGCCCGCTTCGAGCGGCTCACGTATGACAGCGACGAGGACTGCGCCCGGCAACTGCTGGCCGTCCACCAACGCGTGCAGGACGCTCCGCCCCCCGCGACCGGTACGGCGCCCTGCCTGACCGTGGTGCTGCGCTCACCCGAGGACTCCGTGCTGCTGGAATGGCGCTTCGCCCACGAGGGCATCCATTACGCCTGCAAGGGGCTGAAGCGGTTCTACCAGCGCCCCGCGATCGCCCTGGTACTGGCCCTGTTACGCGCGCTGCCGGGCTGCGGCGGCCACGTGCGGCTCACGCAGGGCATCCTGAGCAGCGCCCTCGACGGCCTGATGCGCTATGTGCGGCGCGGCAGCCGGCCCGATGCCGACGTGCTGGCCAATGGCCAGTTCGACCTGCAGGCGCTGGCGCAATACTCCACCGCCGAAGTGGACACCCGCGCCGTGGCCGCCGAACTCGTCCACCAGCCGGACCGCATGCGCGACTTCCTGCTGCGCGCCAGCTTTGACCCCAACGCGTCCGTGGCCTCCGCCGCCTGCGAGGCCTGGCTCGACCTGCCGCCCGAGGTGTGCGCGGACGCCGGCCGGCTCTGCAGCCATCCGCTGCTGCACCGATTCTTCGCCGAAGCCCCCATCAGCCCTCATGAACACCGCCAGTGCCTGGACAGCCTGCAGGCGCTCTCGCGCATCTGCGCGGGCCTGTCCGTCGATGAGTTCCTGGGACAGCTCGCGCTCATGGTGGAGTCCGGCATCCGGCAGCACCGCCACAACGAGGCCCCCAGCCTGCAGCTGCTGACCGTGGAGCGCTGCAAAGGCCATGAATACGAATACGTCGCCGTGCCGCTGGTCGAGCGCGGCCGCTTTCCCCGTGCCGCCGCGCGGCACGAGGCCTACCGGGAACGCAACATGCTCTACGTGGCCCTGACCCGCGCCAGCCGGCATCTCTGGCTGCTGGAAGGCAGCCGGCGCCCGGTCAGCCCCGGACCGGTGTGA
- a CDS encoding LysR substrate-binding domain-containing protein, which produces MASLSPTSPSSRSAAQRIPPIQCLLTFEALARLRSVTQTADELCVTPSAVSHRVRQLEQILGARLFGRADFSLTTEGSAYLAHVREGLGALQRFPGTAAAPGKRRLKIAVTPTFARAILIPRLRQFTEAYPEIDLALHVSIPLLDVVAEDADLVVRFGPGHYADMEHVELSRDVVTPLASPAFLREHGPFERPADLEGTPLLRSPLEPWRTWFAAAGLGWAEPSEGSQFNDIGLMCDAASAGMGVALVRLKLGASWMENGTLVRLFPLDAPSPHAHYLCWRTGTMDRWECAAFAEWLRRVT; this is translated from the coding sequence ATGGCCTCCCTAAGCCCCACTTCGCCGTCTTCCAGAAGCGCCGCCCAGCGCATCCCGCCGATCCAGTGCCTGCTGACCTTCGAGGCGCTGGCGCGGTTGCGCAGCGTGACGCAGACGGCCGACGAGCTGTGCGTCACGCCCAGCGCGGTGAGCCATCGCGTGCGCCAGCTGGAGCAGATCCTGGGTGCGCGGCTGTTCGGGCGGGCGGATTTCTCGCTCACCACCGAAGGCAGCGCCTACCTGGCCCACGTGCGCGAGGGCCTGGGCGCGCTGCAGCGCTTTCCGGGCACGGCGGCCGCGCCGGGCAAGCGGCGGCTCAAGATCGCCGTCACGCCCACCTTCGCGCGGGCCATCCTGATCCCGCGCCTGCGCCAGTTCACGGAGGCCTACCCGGAGATCGACCTGGCACTGCACGTCTCCATCCCCCTGCTCGACGTGGTGGCGGAAGACGCCGACCTCGTGGTCCGCTTCGGCCCGGGGCACTATGCCGACATGGAGCACGTGGAGCTGTCGCGCGACGTCGTCACGCCCCTGGCCTCCCCCGCCTTCCTGCGCGAGCACGGCCCCTTCGAACGCCCCGCGGACCTCGAAGGCACGCCCCTGCTGCGCAGCCCGCTGGAGCCGTGGCGCACCTGGTTCGCCGCCGCCGGACTCGGCTGGGCGGAGCCCTCGGAAGGTTCGCAGTTCAACGACATCGGCCTGATGTGCGACGCCGCGTCGGCCGGCATGGGCGTGGCGCTCGTGCGCCTCAAGCTCGGCGCATCCTGGATGGAGAACGGCACCCTCGTGCGGCTGTTCCCGCTCGATGCGCCCAGCCCCCATGCCCACTACCTCTGCTGGCGCACCGGCACCATGGACCGCTGGGAATGTGCCGCCTTCGCCGAATGGCTGCGCAGGGTCACCTGA
- the purU gene encoding formyltetrahydrofolate deformylase, whose translation MTQAYILTLSCPDKLGLVHAVSGFLLEHGGNIEEAAQYNDHATGLFFMRVRFACDTHDQAALRARLTEFAEPHRMHWSLHAASEPMKTAIMVSREGHCLNDLLFRWKSGLLPVHICAIISNHRDFYQLAASYNVPFHHIPVTKDNKPQAEARQYEIIQQEGAELVVLARYMQVLSDDLCRKLEGRAINIHHSFLPSFKGAKPYYQAHDRGVKLIGATAHYVTADLDEGPIIEQDVARADHTDTVEDLTARGRDTESQVLARAVKWHTEHRVLLNGHKTVIFK comes from the coding sequence ATGACCCAAGCCTATATTCTCACCCTCTCCTGCCCGGACAAGCTCGGGCTGGTGCATGCGGTCTCCGGATTTCTGCTCGAGCATGGGGGCAACATCGAGGAAGCCGCCCAGTACAACGACCACGCCACCGGCCTGTTCTTCATGCGCGTGCGCTTCGCCTGCGACACCCACGACCAGGCCGCGTTGCGCGCCCGCCTCACCGAGTTCGCCGAGCCGCACCGCATGCACTGGAGCCTGCACGCCGCCAGCGAGCCCATGAAGACCGCCATCATGGTCAGCCGCGAAGGCCACTGCCTCAACGACCTGCTGTTCCGCTGGAAGTCCGGGCTGCTGCCGGTGCACATCTGCGCCATCATCAGCAACCACCGCGACTTCTACCAACTGGCGGCCAGCTACAACGTGCCCTTCCACCACATTCCGGTCACGAAGGACAACAAGCCCCAGGCCGAGGCGCGCCAGTACGAGATCATCCAGCAGGAAGGCGCCGAGCTGGTCGTGCTGGCCCGCTACATGCAGGTGCTGTCGGACGACCTGTGCCGCAAGCTGGAAGGCCGGGCCATCAACATCCACCACAGCTTCCTGCCCAGCTTCAAGGGCGCCAAGCCCTACTACCAGGCACACGACCGCGGCGTGAAGCTCATCGGCGCCACCGCCCACTACGTGACCGCCGACCTGGACGAAGGCCCGATCATCGAGCAGGACGTGGCCCGCGCCGACCACACCGACACCGTGGAAGACCTGACGGCCCGCGGCCGCGACACCGAAAGCCAGGTCCTGGCCCGCGCCGTGAAGTGGCACACCGAGCACCGGGTGCTGCTCAACGGCCACAAGACGGTGATTTTCAAATAA
- a CDS encoding putative bifunctional diguanylate cyclase/phosphodiesterase — protein MHEEEGGVPRNAPGGMAGWWVPAALLLYAAAGLAWVAGAEALLPAGSVLRAVLQAAFVLAPAGCGVWALRRWRARGREIAVLARGAVQADERQRLAATVVDNAAEGMVVTDAESRILSVNAAFTRLMGYGEAELLGRTPRMFKSGRHGRSFYEAMWEELGRTGHWQGEIWNRRKNGEVFPERMSLSSVRNARGEVTHYVCLFTDISQEHEQRRRLEVMAHTDPLTGLPNRTFFAQQLEEAMADARARGEPLAVLLVNLDRFKDVNDSYGHAVGDQVLRHIAARVQEALRPGDLAGRLAGDEIGVIARRVDGAQGAVAAARALLAALAEPWRSPDGFEVVASASVGICLFPDHGDTADALLQGAHAAVYGAREHGQGAWHFFDESLTQAARERLALEARLRSALAQGHLQLHYQPQVDIASGRIVGAEALVRWIDPVEGTIAPDRFIPVAERTGMIGPLGVWVMQEACRQAQGWREAGLPEVTMAVNVSPRQFHLTDLAGCAALALADSGLPSTLLELELTEGALAERPEEARQVLLRLRGLGLRLAIDDFGTGYSSLAHLKRFPIDVLKIDKGFIRDLPQSADDMAICAAIIAMGHSLGLAVLAEGVETPEQLAFLRSRGCDRYQGYLCRRPVPAAEFAALLAQQAAGVDAPLPAQP, from the coding sequence ATGCATGAGGAGGAGGGGGGCGTCCCCCGCAACGCTCCCGGGGGGATGGCAGGCTGGTGGGTACCCGCCGCCCTGCTTCTGTACGCTGCCGCCGGGCTGGCCTGGGTGGCCGGCGCGGAGGCGCTTTTGCCGGCCGGCAGTGTGCTGCGCGCGGTGTTGCAGGCGGCCTTCGTGCTGGCGCCGGCGGGCTGTGGCGTGTGGGCGCTGCGGCGCTGGCGCGCGCGCGGCCGGGAGATCGCGGTGCTGGCCCGTGGTGCCGTGCAGGCCGACGAGCGCCAGCGGCTCGCGGCCACGGTGGTGGACAACGCGGCCGAGGGCATGGTGGTGACCGACGCCGAGAGCCGCATCCTCTCGGTGAATGCGGCCTTCACGCGGCTCATGGGGTACGGCGAGGCGGAACTGCTGGGCCGCACGCCGCGGATGTTCAAGTCGGGTCGCCACGGGCGTTCGTTCTACGAGGCCATGTGGGAAGAGCTGGGCCGCACCGGGCACTGGCAGGGCGAAATCTGGAACCGCCGCAAGAACGGCGAGGTGTTCCCCGAGCGCATGTCGCTCTCCAGCGTGCGCAACGCGCGCGGCGAGGTGACGCACTACGTGTGCCTGTTCACCGACATTTCCCAGGAGCACGAGCAGCGGCGCCGGCTGGAGGTGATGGCCCATACCGACCCGCTCACGGGACTGCCCAACCGCACGTTCTTCGCGCAGCAGCTCGAGGAGGCGATGGCGGACGCGCGCGCCCGCGGCGAGCCGCTGGCGGTGCTGCTGGTCAACCTGGACCGGTTCAAGGATGTGAACGACAGCTACGGCCACGCGGTGGGCGACCAGGTGCTGCGCCACATCGCCGCGCGCGTGCAGGAGGCGCTGCGGCCGGGCGACCTCGCGGGGCGCCTGGCGGGCGACGAGATCGGCGTGATCGCCCGCCGCGTGGACGGGGCGCAGGGCGCGGTGGCGGCCGCCCGGGCCCTGCTGGCCGCCCTGGCCGAGCCCTGGCGCTCGCCCGACGGCTTCGAGGTGGTGGCCTCGGCCAGCGTGGGCATCTGCCTTTTCCCGGACCATGGCGATACCGCCGATGCGCTGCTGCAAGGCGCCCATGCGGCGGTGTACGGCGCGCGCGAGCACGGGCAGGGCGCATGGCATTTCTTCGACGAGAGCCTGACCCAGGCCGCGCGCGAGCGCCTCGCCCTGGAAGCGCGGCTGCGCTCGGCGCTGGCCCAGGGGCACCTGCAGCTGCACTACCAGCCGCAGGTGGACATCGCCTCCGGGCGCATCGTGGGCGCGGAGGCGCTGGTGCGCTGGATCGACCCGGTGGAGGGGACCATCGCGCCCGACCGATTCATCCCGGTGGCCGAGCGCACGGGCATGATCGGCCCGCTGGGCGTCTGGGTGATGCAGGAGGCCTGCCGCCAGGCCCAGGGCTGGCGCGAGGCGGGGCTGCCCGAGGTGACGATGGCGGTGAACGTCTCCCCGCGCCAGTTCCACCTGACCGACCTGGCCGGCTGCGCGGCCCTCGCGCTGGCGGATTCCGGCCTGCCGTCCACGCTGTTGGAACTCGAACTGACCGAGGGCGCGCTGGCGGAGCGCCCCGAAGAGGCGCGCCAGGTGCTGCTGCGGCTGCGCGGCCTGGGACTGCGGCTGGCGATCGACGATTTCGGCACGGGCTACTCGTCGCTGGCGCACCTCAAGCGCTTCCCGATCGATGTGCTGAAGATCGACAAGGGGTTCATCCGCGACCTGCCGCAGAGCGCGGACGACATGGCGATCTGCGCGGCCATCATCGCGATGGGGCACAGCCTGGGCCTGGCGGTGCTGGCCGAGGGGGTGGAGACGCCGGAGCAGCTGGCGTTCCTGCGCAGCCGCGGCTGCGACCGCTACCAGGGCTACCTGTGCCGCCGGCCGGTGCCCGCGGCGGAGTTCGCGGCCCTGCTGGCGCAGCAGGCCGCGGGAGTTGACGCGCCTTTGCCGGCCCAGCCATAA
- a CDS encoding MgtC/SapB family protein: MQFLRHFHLFPFLDTLVSLLTAFGLGAAIGLERQIRQRTAGLRTNTLVAVGAAAFVVLADRLEGPSGAVRVIAYVVSGVGFLGAGAIMKEGANITGLNTAATLWGSAAVGACAGSHLVAEAVLAALFVLASNTLLRPVANRINRRPVQEATSEAIYTVYVLCERGVHGEVRERMVELLEGANYPVRGVGQHAFGRTETEIEATLYATAVEADELDAVMRAIEALPGVLQAFWNAGSEE, from the coding sequence ATGCAATTCCTCCGCCATTTCCACCTGTTTCCCTTCCTCGACACCCTGGTCAGCCTGCTCACCGCCTTCGGGCTGGGTGCGGCGATCGGGCTGGAGCGGCAGATCCGCCAGCGGACGGCAGGGCTGCGCACCAACACGCTCGTGGCCGTAGGGGCCGCGGCGTTCGTGGTGCTGGCCGACCGGCTCGAGGGGCCTTCCGGCGCGGTGCGCGTGATCGCCTACGTGGTGTCGGGCGTGGGCTTCCTGGGCGCGGGGGCGATCATGAAGGAGGGCGCGAACATCACCGGGCTCAACACGGCGGCGACGCTCTGGGGCTCCGCGGCCGTCGGCGCCTGCGCGGGATCGCACCTCGTGGCCGAGGCGGTGCTGGCCGCACTGTTCGTGCTGGCGAGCAACACGCTGCTGCGCCCCGTGGCCAACCGCATCAACCGGCGCCCGGTGCAGGAAGCCACGAGCGAGGCCATCTACACCGTCTATGTGCTGTGCGAACGCGGCGTCCACGGCGAGGTGCGCGAGCGCATGGTGGAGCTGCTGGAGGGGGCGAACTACCCGGTGCGCGGCGTGGGCCAGCATGCCTTCGGGCGCACCGAGACCGAGATCGAGGCCACGCTCTACGCCACGGCGGTGGAGGCCGACGAACTGGATGCCGTGATGCGTGCGATCGAGGCCCTGCCGGGCGTGCTGCAGGCGTTCTGGAACGCCGGCTCGGAGGAATAG
- a CDS encoding ChaN family lipoprotein — protein sequence MHLPIRLRRAASLALLVLAAACASPAPPSPPAGSDPWQALLPADILLLGEQHDAPDHQRLEREAVASLAGRGQLAALVIEMAEAGHGTAGLPRDATESAVREALAWNDAAWPWAHYGPVVMEAVRAGVPVLGGNLPRARMREAMQDTAWDGRVPAPVLRRQVEAMEAGHCGLLPASQLPGMARIQIARDDSLARTAAGARRPGQTVLLVTGAGHARRDLGVPLHWDAGVQARIAIAQAQSATDPLPGDAADTVLPTAPLPPTDHCAALKR from the coding sequence ATGCACCTGCCCATCCGCTTGCGGCGCGCCGCCTCCCTGGCCCTGCTGGTCCTGGCCGCGGCGTGCGCCAGCCCCGCCCCGCCCTCCCCGCCTGCCGGCAGCGATCCCTGGCAGGCGCTGCTGCCCGCCGACATCCTGCTCCTGGGCGAGCAGCACGACGCGCCCGACCACCAGCGGCTGGAGCGCGAGGCCGTCGCCTCGCTGGCAGGCCGCGGGCAACTGGCGGCGCTGGTGATCGAGATGGCCGAGGCCGGCCACGGCACGGCCGGCCTGCCCCGCGATGCCACCGAATCCGCCGTGCGTGAAGCGCTCGCATGGAACGATGCGGCCTGGCCCTGGGCGCACTACGGCCCGGTGGTGATGGAGGCCGTGCGTGCCGGCGTTCCGGTGCTCGGCGGCAACCTGCCCCGCGCGCGGATGCGCGAGGCCATGCAGGATACGGCCTGGGACGGCCGCGTGCCGGCACCTGTGCTGCGCCGGCAGGTCGAGGCGATGGAGGCCGGCCACTGCGGCCTGCTGCCCGCGTCGCAGCTGCCCGGCATGGCCCGCATCCAGATCGCGCGCGACGACAGCCTGGCGCGGACGGCAGCCGGCGCGCGACGGCCGGGGCAGACGGTGCTGCTGGTCACGGGCGCGGGCCACGCGCGCCGCGACCTCGGCGTGCCGCTGCACTGGGACGCGGGCGTGCAGGCCCGCATCGCGATCGCGCAGGCGCAATCCGCCACCGATCCGCTGCCCGGGGACGCCGCCGATACGGTCCTGCCCACCGCTCCCCTGCCACCCACGGACCATTGCGCCGCACTCAAGAGATAA
- a CDS encoding type IV pili methyl-accepting chemotaxis transducer N-terminal domain-containing protein — MRRPLTLTTRLLAIGSGFLAVALLSVAFTLWITWKLEGGAAAVNEAGRLRMAMMRMALAGRAEAPEALAPLSGRFDAGLDLLRQGDPARPLSVPWNEDTRARFARIVEDWGRLRDGRAAPDVARADAFVARVDGFVEAIERQMARWTAALHLFQLAMMAVAIAAAVAFMAVSHWLVLAPVARLQQALARMRQGNLRTRLPVESQDEFGQLATGFNLMAHALQSSHQDLERKVAEKTSRLEERNARLAALYEVSAQVSGAGSLDALARGFVQRVREIARADAAAMRWSDEANERYMLLAGDGLPESLVQGEHCLPTGNCHCGQPEGAARLRVIPILPGATAGMPHCGEAGYQTLVLVPVRTQQRVLGEVDLFFRSATEIEPGMQEMLEAMASHLATAMEGLRATALDREAAVAQERSFIARELHDSIAQSLAFLKIQTQLLRDAVGRGDDAARDRSMGELDVGVRGCYADVRELLLHFRTRTSEEDIEGALRATLSKFGHQTGIAHGLSMAGHGLPLAPDVQVQVLHMVQEALSNVRKHSGARRVEVRVQREPHWRFEVEDDGRGFDAASVPPDSVHVGLGIMRERAERVGAQVSIEAAPGRGTRVRIDLPAAGEPGADDAAATASFSISDFAPLAS; from the coding sequence ATGCGCAGGCCCCTTACCCTGACCACCCGGCTGCTCGCCATCGGCAGCGGCTTTCTTGCCGTCGCCCTGCTGTCCGTCGCCTTCACGCTGTGGATCACCTGGAAGCTCGAAGGCGGCGCCGCGGCCGTGAACGAGGCGGGCCGCCTGCGCATGGCGATGATGCGCATGGCGCTGGCCGGGCGGGCCGAGGCCCCGGAGGCGCTGGCGCCGCTGTCCGGCCGGTTCGATGCCGGCCTGGACCTGCTGCGCCAGGGGGACCCCGCCCGGCCCCTGTCCGTGCCCTGGAACGAAGACACGCGGGCACGCTTCGCCCGCATCGTGGAAGACTGGGGCCGGCTGCGCGACGGCCGCGCCGCGCCGGACGTCGCCCGGGCGGATGCCTTCGTGGCGCGCGTGGACGGCTTCGTGGAGGCGATCGAGCGCCAGATGGCGCGGTGGACCGCGGCGCTGCACCTGTTCCAGCTGGCGATGATGGCCGTGGCGATCGCTGCGGCGGTGGCCTTCATGGCCGTGAGCCACTGGCTGGTGCTCGCGCCGGTCGCGCGGCTGCAGCAGGCCCTGGCCCGCATGCGGCAGGGCAACCTGCGCACGCGGCTGCCGGTGGAGTCGCAGGACGAGTTCGGCCAGCTCGCCACGGGTTTCAACCTGATGGCGCACGCACTGCAGTCGTCCCACCAGGACCTGGAGCGCAAGGTGGCCGAGAAGACCTCGCGCCTGGAAGAGCGCAACGCGCGGCTGGCGGCGCTCTACGAGGTGAGCGCCCAGGTCTCCGGGGCCGGCAGCCTGGACGCACTGGCGCGCGGCTTCGTGCAGCGGGTGCGCGAGATCGCGCGGGCGGACGCCGCCGCCATGCGCTGGTCGGACGAGGCCAACGAGCGCTACATGCTGCTGGCCGGTGACGGGCTCCCCGAAAGCCTGGTGCAGGGCGAGCACTGCCTGCCCACCGGCAACTGCCATTGCGGCCAGCCGGAGGGCGCCGCGCGCCTGCGCGTCATCCCGATTCTTCCCGGTGCAACGGCCGGCATGCCGCACTGTGGCGAGGCCGGCTACCAGACCCTGGTGCTGGTGCCGGTGCGCACGCAGCAGCGCGTGCTGGGCGAGGTGGACCTGTTCTTCCGCTCGGCGACCGAGATCGAGCCCGGCATGCAGGAAATGCTGGAGGCCATGGCGAGCCATCTCGCGACGGCGATGGAGGGACTGCGTGCCACCGCGCTTGATCGCGAGGCCGCCGTGGCGCAGGAGCGCTCCTTCATCGCGCGGGAGCTGCACGACTCCATCGCGCAGTCGCTGGCCTTCCTGAAGATCCAGACGCAGCTGCTGCGCGACGCGGTGGGCCGGGGCGACGATGCGGCGCGCGACCGCAGCATGGGCGAGCTGGACGTGGGCGTGCGCGGCTGCTATGCCGACGTGCGCGAACTGCTGCTGCATTTCCGCACCCGCACCAGCGAGGAAGACATCGAGGGCGCGCTGCGCGCCACGCTGTCCAAGTTCGGGCACCAGACCGGCATCGCGCACGGGCTGTCGATGGCCGGCCACGGGCTGCCGCTCGCGCCCGATGTGCAGGTGCAGGTACTGCACATGGTGCAGGAGGCGCTGTCCAACGTGCGCAAGCACTCGGGCGCACGCCGGGTGGAGGTGCGCGTGCAGCGCGAGCCGCACTGGCGCTTCGAGGTGGAGGACGACGGCCGCGGGTTCGACGCGGCCTCCGTGCCGCCCGACTCCGTGCACGTGGGCCTGGGCATCATGCGCGAGCGGGCGGAGCGCGTGGGCGCGCAGGTCAGCATCGAGGCGGCACCCGGGCGCGGCACGCGGGTGCGCATCGACCTCCCGGCGGCCGGGGAGCCCGGCGCCGACGACGCCGCCGCGACGGCGAGCTTCTCCATTTCCGATTTCGCGCCGCTCGCGTCCTGA